The Balaenoptera acutorostrata chromosome 6, mBalAcu1.1, whole genome shotgun sequence genome includes the window attcttaaccactgcgccaccaagggaGTCCAAAAAGCTcaactttttttaaagtagtcCTTGTGGAGGTGTTTAGCATGGGGTTGGCACCAGCAGGTGCACAGCAGAATCTAGTGGGACCTAGAGCAGCCACGTTAGACTCTCAGGGTACCGAGCTGGCCTCAGAGTACCACGAGGGCGGAGCCTGCCTGCCAACCTCGATCTTGGCTCTTTGTCAGGCAACAGTGGCCCTGTGGCCACTGAGCTCCTTCTGACCGCTTGTCCTCCCCCCCAGGTGCACGCCTCCCGCAGCAACAACATGTGCATCGTGGGTGGCTTCACCCAGATGATTCGAGAAGGAGGGGCCAAATCACTCTGGCGCGGCAATGGCATCAACGTCCTCAAAATTGCCCCCGAGTCGGCCATCAAGTTCATGGCCTATGAACAGGTGAGGACCCAGCTCCCCAGGGAGAGTCGCCCATCAGCAGCTGCTTCCTGAGCTTCCCCTGGAATGAGGTCCCTGCCCTGTTGATTCCCTGGAACCTGGAACCAGTCCTTGTACCCGAGGGACAGCAGGGCCAGGCGGGGGGGTGGGAAGGCCTGAGCctgaccccagctctgccaccaaccAGTTCCACTGGGGGCCAGTTCCTTCCATTTCTGGGCAGCATCAAAAGTGCCAGGGACACCAGGTCTCGGCTAAACCTGACAGGCTCCGGGAGGAAGGGCGGGGCAGGAGCAGGTGTGCTGGTCTCTGGGGGGTATCAGTCTGTTTGCTCCCTGTTCCAGATCAAGCGTCTCGTTGGGAGTGACCAAGAGACTCTGAGGATTCACGAGAGGCTTGTGGCAGGGTCCTTGGCAGGGGCCATTGCCCAGAGCAGCATCTACCCGATGGAGGTGAGGGCCATGTTGGTCCTGGGGCGGGCAGTGCGTGTGGAGGTGAGGGTGCGGAGTGGGCTGGGCTCACACTTCCGTCGCTTCCGTTGGGCTCTGCAGGTCCTGAAGACCCGGATGGCCCTGCGCAAAACAGGCCAGTACTCGGGCATGCTGGACTGCGCCAGGAAGATCCTGGCCAGAGAGGGCATGGCCGCCTTCTACAAAGGCTATGTTCCCAACATGCTGGGGATCATCCCCTACGCTGGGATAGACCTGGCCGTCTACGAGGTGAGGCCCTAGAGGACTCAGGCCCCTTGAGCAGCAGGAGAGATTCAGAAACCCCCTCCTGGCCATGTGTCACCCCTCCGTCCCCCTTTGTCTCCTTCCAGACTCATCTGTCCATTGCAGGGGTCTCCCATCACACTGCCTGCCCCTGGCAGCCCCCAGGTTCTGTACCCCCGGGGGCTTGGCAGGCAGATCTACAGAGCACGATGCCCTGGGGgctccctgggcccccagcagacTCTGGAGCACAGGAGTCCGGCTctcgggggagggaagggaggagctgCCCCTGCGTCATCCCTGCTCCCCATCCTATCCAGAAATCCCCAGTGACAGCAGAAACAAAGGGCAGGCAGGCCGGGAGCCCAGCCAGCCCCAGGCCAGCCCAGGCCGGCCCAGGCCAAGTGAATCAGGTTACAGTGGCCTCACGGATCCCATGTGATGGGGCAACGCCTCCTGTGTGGATCCGATAACTGTCCCCTCAGCCCCCCAGTCTCTCACTGCCTCACAAGCCCTCCCTTCCTGGGGCCTGCAGGCCCTTTGGCTCATCCCCGCCCCCCTCTGCCCTTTCAGACACTCAAGAATGCCTGGCTGCAGCGCTATGCAGTGAACAGCGCAGACCCCGGCGTGTTTGTGCTCCTGGCCTGTGGCACCATGTCCAGCACCTGTGGCCAGCTGGCCAGCTACCCACTGGCCCTGGTCAGGACCCGGATGCAGGCCCAAGGTAAGGCTGGTCTTAGGCCAGTCAGTCCCCAGGGGCCCATCTCCCCGGGCAGGTTGGGATGTAGGAAGGAGCTGGCGAAAGGCCCCTGACGGGCGACCTCTCTCCCTGCAGCCTCCATTGAGGGCGCTCCGGAGGTGACCATGAGCAGCCTCTTCAAACAGATCCTGCGGACCGAGGGGGCCTTCGGCCTGTACCGGGGGCTGGCTCCCAACTTCATGAAGGTGATTCCGGCCGTGAGCATCAGCTATGTGGTGTACGAGAACCTGAAGATCACCCTGGGCGTGCAGTCGCGGTGACGGGAGGGAGGCCAGCCCGCCCGCGGACTCGCTGATCCTGGGCCTGCAGCCCCGGGATGTGTAGCCATCTCATTCTGTGAATGTGCCAACACTAAGCTGACTTAAGCCAAGCTGTGAAAACCCTGGGATGCacctgcaggggtgggggcagagccGGCAGGCCCACTGGGTCTGTCCTGCTGGCCCTGGCTGACCCTCGTGCCCATTCCAGGGAAGACCTGTGGGTGTTCCTCAGGGTCCAGGGCTCAGCAGGACACAGGCTCGCGTGCGTGGGGACAGGACATTTCCTGTGCTGCCTGCCGAATAGCTGGGCTGGGAGGCTGGCTTAGTTCTTCCATCGCGTCCTCGCAGCCAGACCATTGGCGCGGGGCGCCTGCGGGCCTGCTGAGCGTCCTCCCCGGGCCcaccttgcttccttccttgctGCTGTTTTAAACGGTAGGAGGAGGGCCCGCAGCCCACTCCCCCCGCCACGCTGCTCCTCTCCGCCCAGTCCGTGGGGAAGGGTAGTTCTACCTGACCTCGGCCCGACTTCCCAGCCGGCAGCGCAGCCACtggcagggaagagggaggagtcTGGCTTCTGAGCTGCCCCGCAGACGGGCACCTGGATGCCCGTGTGCATGACGAGGGCAAGGCTGCCTGGCGCCCTGGTGCATGGCTTCATGGGTCCTGGAACCCAGAGGGCCTCTGCTCCCTGCTGCTGGGGGGCTCATGGGGCTCTGAGCTGGCCCCGGCCTCTGTCAGGACTGGCACCAGCTCAGAACcaactccctctccctccccgctGGCATGAGGGCAGTGGGCATTGTGTTGAAGCAGGAAGGGCAGTTTCTGCCCTGAGTCTGCACGCCCTGGTGAGAGGAGGAAAAGGTGTTCAAGGCCTTAATTATGTATTGTTGGAAAAAGGGTTTTGTTCAGAAAGACAAGCTGGACAAATGTACAAGTTCTGTTCTTCCAGGGGGAAGACAAAGAGAGCCAATGGCTTGGCTGACCGTGTTAAAGTCTGTTTCTGACGCCCCGGGGATTCGTGTCCAATCCCAACTGGGGCAAAGTGGGACCAGCCTCACATTCCACTGATGCAACGTATCACACTGCTTGGAgcctatttattttgtatttatttgaacAGAGTTATGTCCTaactatttttatagatttgtttAATTAATAGCCTGTcattttcaagttcattttttattcatatttatgttCCTGGTTGACTGCACCTTCCCAACACCTgtgaggtggggtgggaagaggaagaagggggcCGTGGGAGTGACCCTTCTCGCTGCTGCACCATGTCTGTCCAAAGAAATTCCTTTCGGAACTGGTGACAGAAGAAAGGCAAGAAGGCAGAAGGGCCCTGATCACGGAAAGACAGTCCTTTGGCAGGTCAGGGCAGGGCCAGCACCTAGGAATAGGAAGCCTTAGGATCTGAGGGTTTGATCAGGGGGCAGGAAGAGTGGGGGAAATCTCAACCCTGTTGAAGATGGAAGTCCAAATCATTTCTTGGACTGGGAGGGATTTCTTTATTCACACTTTTTGAAAGACAAGGCAGTGAGGTGCCTATCACTGTGAGTTTGGGGTGGGGGCCAGAGGAGAGGGCGGCCGGCTCCCCACCCGTACCCGTGAAGCGGGCTCCCTCTGTCCTGGGCC containing:
- the SLC25A25 gene encoding mitochondrial adenyl nucleotide antiporter SLC25A25 isoform X2, whose translation is MVSSVLCRCVASPPPDAAATASSSASSPASVDPCGGAVCGGPDHRLRLWSLFQTLDVNRDGGLCVNDLAVGLRRLGLHRTEGELQKIVQAGDKDLDGQLDFEEFVHYLQDHEKKLRLVFKSLDKKNDGRIDAQEIMQSLRDLGVKISEQQAEKILKSMDKNGTMTIDWNEWRDYHLLHPVENIPEIILYWKHSTIFDVGENLTVPDEFTVEERQTGMWWRHLVAGGGAGAVSRTCTAPLDRLKVLMQVHASRSNNMCIVGGFTQMIREGGAKSLWRGNGINVLKIAPESAIKFMAYEQIKRLVGSDQETLRIHERLVAGSLAGAIAQSSIYPMEVLKTRMALRKTGQYSGMLDCARKILAREGMAAFYKGYVPNMLGIIPYAGIDLAVYETLKNAWLQRYAVNSADPGVFVLLACGTMSSTCGQLASYPLALVRTRMQAQASIEGAPEVTMSSLFKQILRTEGAFGLYRGLAPNFMKVIPAVSISYVVYENLKITLGVQSR
- the SLC25A25 gene encoding mitochondrial adenyl nucleotide antiporter SLC25A25 isoform X6 encodes the protein MLCLCLYVPLIGEAQTEFQYFESKGLPAELKSIFKLSVFIPSQEFSTYRQWKQKIVQAGDKDLDGQLDFEEFVHYLQDHEKKLRLVFKSLDKKNDGRIDAQEIMQSLRDLGVKISEQQAEKILKSMDKNGTMTIDWNEWRDYHLLHPVENIPEIILYWKHSTIFDVGENLTVPDEFTVEERQTGMWWRHLVAGGGAGAVSRTCTAPLDRLKVLMQVHASRSNNMCIVGGFTQMIREGGAKSLWRGNGINVLKIAPESAIKFMAYEQIKRLVGSDQETLRIHERLVAGSLAGAIAQSSIYPMEVLKTRMALRKTGQYSGMLDCARKILAREGMAAFYKGYVPNMLGIIPYAGIDLAVYETLKNAWLQRYAVNSADPGVFVLLACGTMSSTCGQLASYPLALVRTRMQAQASIEGAPEVTMSSLFKQILRTEGAFGLYRGLAPNFMKVIPAVSISYVVYENLKITLGVQSR
- the SLC25A25 gene encoding mitochondrial adenyl nucleotide antiporter SLC25A25 isoform X4 is translated as MLQMLWHFLSSFFPRARCQGSREGSGNEVRGTPAPARGAQMPSFLGKQDGRAEATEKRPTILLVVGPAEQFPKKIVQAGDKDLDGQLDFEEFVHYLQDHEKKLRLVFKSLDKKNDGRIDAQEIMQSLRDLGVKISEQQAEKILKSMDKNGTMTIDWNEWRDYHLLHPVENIPEIILYWKHSTIFDVGENLTVPDEFTVEERQTGMWWRHLVAGGGAGAVSRTCTAPLDRLKVLMQVHASRSNNMCIVGGFTQMIREGGAKSLWRGNGINVLKIAPESAIKFMAYEQIKRLVGSDQETLRIHERLVAGSLAGAIAQSSIYPMEVLKTRMALRKTGQYSGMLDCARKILAREGMAAFYKGYVPNMLGIIPYAGIDLAVYETLKNAWLQRYAVNSADPGVFVLLACGTMSSTCGQLASYPLALVRTRMQAQASIEGAPEVTMSSLFKQILRTEGAFGLYRGLAPNFMKVIPAVSISYVVYENLKITLGVQSR
- the SLC25A25 gene encoding mitochondrial adenyl nucleotide antiporter SLC25A25 isoform X3 — protein: MLQMLWHFLSSFFPRARCQGSREGSGNEVRGTPAPARGAQMPSFLGKQDGRAEATEKRPTILLVVGPAEQFPKKIVQAGDKDLDGQLDFEEFVHYLQDHEKKLRLVFKSLDKKNDGRIDAQEIMQSLRDLGVKISEQQAEKILKRIRTGHFWGPVTYMDKNGTMTIDWNEWRDYHLLHPVENIPEIILYWKHSTIFDVGENLTVPDEFTVEERQTGMWWRHLVAGGGAGAVSRTCTAPLDRLKVLMQVHASRSNNMCIVGGFTQMIREGGAKSLWRGNGINVLKIAPESAIKFMAYEQIKRLVGSDQETLRIHERLVAGSLAGAIAQSSIYPMEVLKTRMALRKTGQYSGMLDCARKILAREGMAAFYKGYVPNMLGIIPYAGIDLAVYETLKNAWLQRYAVNSADPGVFVLLACGTMSSTCGQLASYPLALVRTRMQAQASIEGAPEVTMSSLFKQILRTEGAFGLYRGLAPNFMKVIPAVSISYVVYENLKITLGVQSR
- the SLC25A25 gene encoding mitochondrial adenyl nucleotide antiporter SLC25A25 isoform X5 — encoded protein: MLCLCLYVPLIGEAQTEFQYFESKGLPAELKSIFKLSVFIPSQEFSTYRQWKQKIVQAGDKDLDGQLDFEEFVHYLQDHEKKLRLVFKSLDKKNDGRIDAQEIMQSLRDLGVKISEQQAEKILKRIRTGHFWGPVTYMDKNGTMTIDWNEWRDYHLLHPVENIPEIILYWKHSTIFDVGENLTVPDEFTVEERQTGMWWRHLVAGGGAGAVSRTCTAPLDRLKVLMQVHASRSNNMCIVGGFTQMIREGGAKSLWRGNGINVLKIAPESAIKFMAYEQIKRLVGSDQETLRIHERLVAGSLAGAIAQSSIYPMEVLKTRMALRKTGQYSGMLDCARKILAREGMAAFYKGYVPNMLGIIPYAGIDLAVYETLKNAWLQRYAVNSADPGVFVLLACGTMSSTCGQLASYPLALVRTRMQAQASIEGAPEVTMSSLFKQILRTEGAFGLYRGLAPNFMKVIPAVSISYVVYENLKITLGVQSR